A stretch of the Neodiprion lecontei isolate iyNeoLeco1 chromosome 4, iyNeoLeco1.1, whole genome shotgun sequence genome encodes the following:
- the LOC107221650 gene encoding cytochrome c oxidase assembly factor 3, mitochondrial, whose product MADEQMPKIHEGKNFRKLTLVEQEYMRLIEERNLERVASLKRMQRNNRYTGLALGALVLGIYGYSMYAVRQENFLDDFEEPVKTTE is encoded by the coding sequence ATGGCTGATGAGCAGATGCCAAAAATCCATGAAGGGAAAAACTTTCGTAAACTAACGCTTGTCGAACAAGAGTACATGCGACTTATAGAAGAGAGGAATCTTGAGAGAGTGGCCAGCTTGAAACGAATGCAAAGAAACAACAGATATACCGGTCTAGCGCTAGGAGCATTGGTTCTAGGAATATACGGGTACTCCATGTATGCAGTTCGCCAGGAAAATTTCCTTGATGATTTCGAAGAGCCAGTAAAAACGACAGAATAA
- the LOC107221632 gene encoding regulator of MON1-CCZ1 complex isoform X1, with translation MESTSSEGNDDYYLELSPDPVRFESISPLTNVFFDDTNKQVFAVRSEGVIGVLVKGPEHNLNFRMEDKGPIISIKFSLDMNILAIQRTNTSVEFINYSSASGLDNVEYSQTCKGKNASILGFVWTHSNEILFVTDHGVELFLVVPEKRTVKALKSLSLGVNWFVFCPQSYLVLLSSGTIGNQMQALHITPGNLHKLTKFEMEAGATKPGKLAVSERDVALAVLYGTPSIIVLRHQPGINRSLGTAQVYVYTVHKMLTIKKSHILKLDTSGRFAINVIDNLIIVHHQASETSMIFDIKLPGVSDGTVMHHTSIAAPKPIRPYSLKVPGTTLLEQLSQPCLLYSPGWVVFQPNIIIDAKLGCLWFVKLRLESLVKLIPDKVLLVEFLMQRNDSKQVLMQVVKENVTQLPSSLLYMSTIFDKLNTVYRNHLENELQSQMGTPLQIGSKGVATVSENIKYKQIIDQSDMYTYILSKFPEDTTEPKMVVWILLEYIRSLADHDIPVQHYLHELVITTLVHRKAYYQLHQLLQYHVVADSKPLACLLLSLESLYPAAHQLALDMLKRLGNAHEEIMEVLLSKGHILPALRYVRSVGIIDQVSARKFLEAAKTSNDPKLFHSVYKFFENRNLRLHNTTAFTRGEHCQTYVQHFKYLFQGTDNGCNSDTNSNVSTMSSFG, from the exons ATGGAATCAACAAGTAGTGAAGGAAACGATGATTATTACCTCGAATTGTCGCCTGATCCTGTGAGATTCGAATCGATCAGCCCGTTGACAAATGTTTTCTTCGATGACACGAACAAGCAG GTATTCGCTGTTCGTTCAGAGGGCGTTATCGGGGTCCTGGTCAAGGGTCCGGAGcacaatttgaatttcagaatgGAAGACAAGGGTCCCATAATCTCAATCAAGTTCTCGCTCGACATGAACATCCTTGCTATACAACGGACTAATACTTCTGTCGAGTTCATCAATTACTCATCGGCCTCCGGATTGGACAATGTGGAATACTCGCAGACTTGTAAAGGAAAGAATGCCTCTATCTTAGGCTTCGTCTGGACACACagcaatgaaattttattcgtcaCAGATCACGGAGTGGAACTGTTTTTG GTGGTTCCAGAGAAGCGAACTGTCAAAGCACTGAAATCCCTCAGTTTGGGAGTCAATTGGTTTGTCTTCTGCCCTCAAAGCTACCTCGTTCTCCTCTCGTCTGGTACCATCGGCAACCAAATGCAAGCGCTGCATATCACTCCTGGAAACTTGCACAAGCTCACCAAATTTGAAA TGGAGGCTGGAGCCACGAAACCTGGGAAGCTCGCAGTTTCGGAGAGAGATGTAGCGTTGGCAGTTCTTTACGGAACCCCATCAATAATTGTGCTGCGCCATCAACCAGGAATCAATCGAAGCCTTGGTACGGCTCAAGTCTACGTCTACACAGTGCATAA AATGCTCACGATAAAGAAGAGCCACATTTTAAAACTCGACACTAGTGGCCGATTCGCAATCAATGTTATCGACAATCTTATAATTGTGCATCACCAAGCATCCGAA ACTTCGATGATTTTTGACATTAAATTGCCGGGAGTGAGCGACGGCACTGTGATGCATCATACCAGTATAGCTGCACCCAAGCCGATAAGACCATACAGTTTGAAGGTCCCTGGCACGACTCTGCTAGAGCAATTATCTCAGCCCTGTCTACTTT ATTCCCCTGGCTGGGTTGTTTTTCAACCAAATATAATAATCGATGCAAAATTAGGATGCCTTTG gtttgTTAAGCTGCGACTTGAATCGTTGGTAAAATTAATCCCCGACAAAGTACTGCTCGTTGAGTTTTTAATGCAACGAAATGATTCCAAGCAGGTTTTGATGCAAGTTGTGAAGGAAAATGTTACTCAGCTACCGTCAAGCTTGTTGTACATGTCAACGATTTTTGATAAGTTGAACACTGTTTATCGTAACCACCTCGAAAATGAGTTGCAAAGCCAA ATGGGAACGCCGCTGCAAATTGGGTCCAAAGGTGTCGCCACAGTGTCAGAAAACATTAAATACAAACAAATAATTGATCAGAGCGATATGTACACTTACATATTGTCAAAGTTTCCCGAGGACACGACAGAGCCAAAAATGGTGGTTTGGATACTGTTGGAATACATTAG gTCTCTGGCCGATCATGATATACCTGTTCAGCACTACCTCCATGAATTGGTAATCACGACTTTGGTTCACCGGAAGGCTTACTATCAGCTGCATCAGTTGCTACAGTATCACGTTGTCGCTGACTCAAAACCACTCGCCTGTCTTCTACTGTCTTTGGAAAGTCTCTATCCAGCTGCTCACCAACTTGCGCTAGATATGCTCAAGCGATTAGGAAATGCTCACGAAGAAATAATGGAAGTCTTGCTATCCAAAGGACACATATTACCGGCATTACG GTATGTCAGATCGGTCGGAATAATCGATCAGGTTTCTGCTCGCAAATTTTTGGAAGCAGCAAAGACCTCGAACGATCCTAAGTTGTTTCACTCCGTTTATAAGTTCTTCGAAAATCGCAATTTGAGACTCCATAACACAACTGCTTTCACAAGAGGGGAACATTGTCAAACATATGTACAgcattttaaatatttattccaaGGAACTGACAACGGCTGTAATTCAGATACAAATTCAAATGTATCGACTATGTCATC GTTTGGCTGA
- the LOC107221632 gene encoding regulator of MON1-CCZ1 complex isoform X2 gives MEDKGPIISIKFSLDMNILAIQRTNTSVEFINYSSASGLDNVEYSQTCKGKNASILGFVWTHSNEILFVTDHGVELFLVVPEKRTVKALKSLSLGVNWFVFCPQSYLVLLSSGTIGNQMQALHITPGNLHKLTKFEMEAGATKPGKLAVSERDVALAVLYGTPSIIVLRHQPGINRSLGTAQVYVYTVHKMLTIKKSHILKLDTSGRFAINVIDNLIIVHHQASETSMIFDIKLPGVSDGTVMHHTSIAAPKPIRPYSLKVPGTTLLEQLSQPCLLYSPGWVVFQPNIIIDAKLGCLWFVKLRLESLVKLIPDKVLLVEFLMQRNDSKQVLMQVVKENVTQLPSSLLYMSTIFDKLNTVYRNHLENELQSQMGTPLQIGSKGVATVSENIKYKQIIDQSDMYTYILSKFPEDTTEPKMVVWILLEYIRSLADHDIPVQHYLHELVITTLVHRKAYYQLHQLLQYHVVADSKPLACLLLSLESLYPAAHQLALDMLKRLGNAHEEIMEVLLSKGHILPALRYVRSVGIIDQVSARKFLEAAKTSNDPKLFHSVYKFFENRNLRLHNTTAFTRGEHCQTYVQHFKYLFQGTDNGCNSDTNSNVSTMSSFG, from the exons atgGAAGACAAGGGTCCCATAATCTCAATCAAGTTCTCGCTCGACATGAACATCCTTGCTATACAACGGACTAATACTTCTGTCGAGTTCATCAATTACTCATCGGCCTCCGGATTGGACAATGTGGAATACTCGCAGACTTGTAAAGGAAAGAATGCCTCTATCTTAGGCTTCGTCTGGACACACagcaatgaaattttattcgtcaCAGATCACGGAGTGGAACTGTTTTTG GTGGTTCCAGAGAAGCGAACTGTCAAAGCACTGAAATCCCTCAGTTTGGGAGTCAATTGGTTTGTCTTCTGCCCTCAAAGCTACCTCGTTCTCCTCTCGTCTGGTACCATCGGCAACCAAATGCAAGCGCTGCATATCACTCCTGGAAACTTGCACAAGCTCACCAAATTTGAAA TGGAGGCTGGAGCCACGAAACCTGGGAAGCTCGCAGTTTCGGAGAGAGATGTAGCGTTGGCAGTTCTTTACGGAACCCCATCAATAATTGTGCTGCGCCATCAACCAGGAATCAATCGAAGCCTTGGTACGGCTCAAGTCTACGTCTACACAGTGCATAA AATGCTCACGATAAAGAAGAGCCACATTTTAAAACTCGACACTAGTGGCCGATTCGCAATCAATGTTATCGACAATCTTATAATTGTGCATCACCAAGCATCCGAA ACTTCGATGATTTTTGACATTAAATTGCCGGGAGTGAGCGACGGCACTGTGATGCATCATACCAGTATAGCTGCACCCAAGCCGATAAGACCATACAGTTTGAAGGTCCCTGGCACGACTCTGCTAGAGCAATTATCTCAGCCCTGTCTACTTT ATTCCCCTGGCTGGGTTGTTTTTCAACCAAATATAATAATCGATGCAAAATTAGGATGCCTTTG gtttgTTAAGCTGCGACTTGAATCGTTGGTAAAATTAATCCCCGACAAAGTACTGCTCGTTGAGTTTTTAATGCAACGAAATGATTCCAAGCAGGTTTTGATGCAAGTTGTGAAGGAAAATGTTACTCAGCTACCGTCAAGCTTGTTGTACATGTCAACGATTTTTGATAAGTTGAACACTGTTTATCGTAACCACCTCGAAAATGAGTTGCAAAGCCAA ATGGGAACGCCGCTGCAAATTGGGTCCAAAGGTGTCGCCACAGTGTCAGAAAACATTAAATACAAACAAATAATTGATCAGAGCGATATGTACACTTACATATTGTCAAAGTTTCCCGAGGACACGACAGAGCCAAAAATGGTGGTTTGGATACTGTTGGAATACATTAG gTCTCTGGCCGATCATGATATACCTGTTCAGCACTACCTCCATGAATTGGTAATCACGACTTTGGTTCACCGGAAGGCTTACTATCAGCTGCATCAGTTGCTACAGTATCACGTTGTCGCTGACTCAAAACCACTCGCCTGTCTTCTACTGTCTTTGGAAAGTCTCTATCCAGCTGCTCACCAACTTGCGCTAGATATGCTCAAGCGATTAGGAAATGCTCACGAAGAAATAATGGAAGTCTTGCTATCCAAAGGACACATATTACCGGCATTACG GTATGTCAGATCGGTCGGAATAATCGATCAGGTTTCTGCTCGCAAATTTTTGGAAGCAGCAAAGACCTCGAACGATCCTAAGTTGTTTCACTCCGTTTATAAGTTCTTCGAAAATCGCAATTTGAGACTCCATAACACAACTGCTTTCACAAGAGGGGAACATTGTCAAACATATGTACAgcattttaaatatttattccaaGGAACTGACAACGGCTGTAATTCAGATACAAATTCAAATGTATCGACTATGTCATC GTTTGGCTGA
- the LOC107221457 gene encoding transcriptional regulator ATRX-like, with product MAMMVGGLIERVNTIDENKQVLSELARNNEFVEPSKEKLDKLFDKLNAENAREIVNYMHSYEPDWHNIKVTGCLYGPIPGVPCGSWWGIRMDCSRDHMHDPFSLSVQCGPVGAVSVCTSHSDEDVDLGDILSFTSEASAEKQGYIGRRGYLKSKEENPETRSLILSLENQVPIRIIRSYNLSNEYSPKTGYRYDGLYVVVKCWIGVSPETGLKCYKFALRRLLHQDPPPWKLQTPCDRGVEPGANTNDTIISRCISMKKFQGRDGKMLQLHAPCNDNLSKATKSVEKEKQSLSKEERSPVGRAGNSSRPDITTTVTVLPGRKTVSDDHTNVQGSTIVTRRVSKKAPNNKPDSKQLISESSNKPSSEIQPRNELGEEERVKSQGTRLQNTNISIRYDLYDSSHNIKQRGSNIATYSGGGSGGFKPRMHIVPTRQLHFAGVDSSPGSSSRTISSVKMERVESISGMKKLNLDEVCNEREISSLTHQQNPQLTVEHSYATQLTEGSELHDEKVEQNRQSFVNKAMNEREALLKPRQRERRNKKNSRECKSHISSSIEETEVRKTVGALNRIQSTVNDNSPSEETLARRKLRDVPVPSPSESPPFKGFVSARNIDRKTWSESMEMASSLTVEKMLDIITEEKTSPMAKMLISTVIGFPHVETLPACNNNKESTLTNVHYEELDNSSQIATNRNKTGVQTAINKRTPLSMKTRSCAKLCEQTAAKTVQEKETVLNVSSEKLKMVDKTVLCLERIGSNYLPKLSRSRQFRCLDNSREQNIIEIVYTGKDSIGNQQAVDANLNHTHRLRSSGKVEVSGKPKIKNPDIKATEQPHMLGSRAREVRVPSNRNRRWPDAVDANAANYTVTKRKSGSEFCRSHGEVDAYETVPGISENQENNTSTSAKSVDTVDCSKITKDSSIQLKDQIQTNGCLIGARKSSMSHKPEFVERTDDSCLQKSPRSDQTLVTKSTEKSNSERISGDKVSNFRGNLISERLQESKITSQNSEARDITADSVARNFTGDNNKLSSLKPLGGVTRSKESGLVSRKKDRSPEKIRLAKRPRVRVKHKLEIANLVIDMNMSPRSQISKSRSGRSLRGVDYLRGGRSCPTILDQSRKRRNTEPVQHPTSLPKRMSKDAQIPNSSVRITDAANSMKELKLRKKSEGEKSLSNNNNNNNNNRDIKNSTSMRRIGRTEKIVTKIKKPMKAKKSNIVTARRAIADMPKMIRKQDLMVKTKKQPSEVASRPTRREAVTRTRSGRSPRSLTIGRLCIRRPLPQSGETYALQTKNQRDKSERVVKQNLNPGKQPLPQREPAKFAQLNCNVEKRSAEVRTKSKMISVMVQCSLIPNPPESPICNLDANYRSKRNSPSDTNVNTGYLISEYIGSSSNSESKRVKHEVIDLIEIKSESGSENVVECQLDDDETDRVENSVLRIKPSTSNRAFAKSDRRESPLDLAGLHDQRSEDSLSNRGFVRYVPSQKQSTIVPVKTAELSFRIAQLESIGFKPIKPGIHPNDESEHGRRSTSDSPRILYVSRVVKRGVNEEYDKYTSEETNVVQYMDSELSYEDIENEDKDFYVQKMEFVKFGDTIDEESVHISESHGEEEEEEEELEEEDEEEEEDEENVKDNEEREEDFGRDLKTEWQSQLNEDRNSSNIDDHDQSAADSDGDVPPWHGWRKIISNKETHFVGW from the exons ATGGCGATGATGGTCGGAGGTCTAATTGAACGAGTGAATacaattgatgaaaataaacaagtaCTGAGTGAATTAGCGAGAAATAACGAG TTCGTCGAACCCAGCAAAGAAAAACTCGACAAACTATTCGATAAATTGAACGCTGAGAATGCGAGAGAAATTGTAAATTACATGCACAGCTATGAACCAGATTGGCACAACATAAAG GTGACAGGATGCCTTTACGGTCCTATACCAGGAGTCCCATGCGGTTCTTGGTGGGGAATAAGGATGGACTGCTCGAGAGATCACATGCATGATCCTTTCAGTTTGAGCGTGCAATGCGGCCCAGTAGGGGCAGTTTCTGTCTGCACCTCCCATTCAGACGAGGACGTTGACTTGGGAGACATATTGAGCTTCACATCTGAGGCAAGCGCTGAGAAGCAAGGATACATTGGTAGGCGAGGATATCTTAAGAGCAAAGAGGAAAATCCAGAGACCAGGTCCTTGATCTTGAGCTTGGAGAATCAGGTGCCGATACGCATAATTAGAAGCTACAATTTATCCAATGAATACTCGCCAAAGACGGGTTATCGCTACGATGGCTTGTATGTTGTCGTAAAATGCTGGATTGGTGTATCTCCGGAAACAGGTTTAAAGTGCTATAAATTTGCACTGAGACGACTTCTACACCAGGATCCCCCACCCTGGAAATTGCAGACTCCTTGTGACAGAGGCGTTGAACCAGGCGCCAATACCAATGATACGATTATATCTCGATGTATTTCTATGAAGAAGTTTCAGGGCAGAGATGGGAAAATG TTGCAACTGCACGCACCTTGCAACGATAATCTGAGTAAAGCTACTAAATCTGTggagaaagagaaacaaaGTTTATCCAAAGAAGAAAGATCCCCAGTCGGAAGAGCAGGTAATTCGAGCAGACCTGATATCACGACAACAGTGACAGTTTTACCAGGTAGAAAAACTGTCTCGGACGATCATACAAATGTTCAAGGTAGCACGATTGTTACGAGACGTGTATCCAAAAAAGCACCAAACAACAAACCCGACAGTAAACAACTAATTTCTGAGTCCAGTAACAAACCGTCCAGTGAAATACAGCCACGAAACGAACTGGGTGAAGAAGAGAGAGTAAAGTCTCAGGGCACGCGACTCCAGAACACGAACATATCGATTCGATACGATTTGTACGATTCTTCTCACAACATTAAGCAGCGTGGTTCTAACATCGCGACTTACAGCGGCGGCGGAAGTGGTGGGTTCAAACCGCGCATGCACATTGTTCCTACTAGACAGCTCCACTTCGCAGGAGTTGATTCGTCGCCCGGCAGCAGTAGCCGGACGATTTCGAGTGTGAAAATGGAGCGAGTCGAGTCAATCAGCGGTATGAAGAAGCTGAATCTTGACGAAGTTTGtaatgaaagagaaatttcGTCGCTGACCCATCAACAAAACCCGCAATTAACTGTGGAACACTCATACGCTACGCAATTGACAGAGGGGTCGGAACTGCACGACGAAAAGGTTGAACAAAATCGTCAAAGTTTTGTAAATAAGGCGATGAATGAAAGGGAAGCGCTTCTGAAACCTCGGCAAAGAGAAaggagaaataagaaaaatagtCGAGAGTGTAAATCTCATATATCGTCTTCAATCGAGGAGACAGAAGTGCGAAAAACCGTTGGTGCTTTGAATAGAATTCAATCAACCGTCAACGATAATTCTCCTTCTGAAGAAACGTTGGCTAGAAGAAAGCTTAGGGATGTTCCGGTCCCTTCGCCTTCTGAGAGTCCACCATTCAAGGGATTCGTATCGGCGAGGAACATCGATAGGAAAACATGGTCCGAATCCATGGAAATGGCAAGTTCGCTCACTGTTGAGAAAATGCTGGATATAATAACGGAGGAAAAGACTAGTCCAATGGCAAAGATGCTAATAAGTACTGTGATTGGATTCCCCCATGTCGAGACCCTTCCTGCCTGCAACAATAACAAGGAAAGCACACTAACGAATGTCCATTATGAAGAGCTGGATAATTCGTCGCAGATAGCGACGAATCGGAATAAAACTGGAGTCCAAACTGCCATAAATAAACGAACACCGTTGAGCATGAAAACCAGATCCTGTGCTAAACTTTGTGAGCAAACAGCAGCGAAAACTGttcaagaaaaagaaacagtcCTTAATGTATCCAGTGAAAAGTTGAAGATGGTCGACAAAACTGTATTGTGTTTGGAAAGAATCGGTAGCAATTATCTGCCGAAACTGTCGCGTTCAAGGCAATTCAGATGCCTGGATAACAGCAGAGAGCAAAACATTATCGAAATAGTTTACACCGGCAAAGATTCGATCGGAAATCAACAAGCGGTGGATGCAAATTTGAATCATACACACAGGTTAAGGTCTAGCGGAAAAGTAGAAGTCAGCGGAAAGCCAAAGATTAAAAACCCTGATATCAAAGCTACCGAACAACCGCACATGCTCGGTAGCAGAGCGAGAGAAGTTCGCGTCCCGAGTAACAGAAATCGGCGATGGCCTGACGCAGTGGATGCCAATGCTGCTAATTATACAGTAACGAAGCGTAAAAGCGGATCTGAGTTTTGCAGAAGTCATGGAGAAGTTGACGCATATGAAACTGTTCCAGGAATAAGCGAAAACCAGGAAAATAACACATCGACCAGCGCGAAGTCTGTTGATACTGTCGACTGttcaaaaataacgaaagattCGAGTATACAATTGAAAGACCAGATTCAAACGAACGGCTGCTTGATCGGCGCGAGGAAATCCTCAATGTCACATAAGCCAGAATTTGTCGAAAGAACGGACGATTCTTGTCTTCAAAAATCTCCGCGCAGCGATCAGACCCTTGTGACAAAATCAACTGAGAAATCTAACAGCGAACGAATTTCAGGTGACAAAGTGTCGAATTTTCGGGGAAATCTGATTTCGGAAAGGTTGCAGGAATCCAAAATAACTTCTCAAAACTCTGAAGCGCGTGATATCACTGCAGATTCGGTAGCTCGAAACTTTACTGGCGATAACAATAAGCTATCGAGTCTTAAACCGCTTGGAGGAGTTACGCGTTCCAAGGAATCTGGGCTGGTATCCAGGAAGAAAGATAGATCGCCGGAAAAGATCAGACTGGCGAAAAGGCCGAGAGTTCGTGTCAAACACAAGCTGGAAATAGCAAATTTAGTCATAGACATGAACATGAGCCCCAGATCGCAAATCTCTAAATCAAGATCGGGTCGATCGCTGAGGGGCGTAGATTACTTACGTGGCGGTAGAAGTTGCCCGACTATCCTGGATCAGTCGAGGAAACGAAGGAACACCGAGCCCGTTCAGCACCCGACGAGTTTGCCAAAGCGGATGAGTAAGGATGCCCAGATTCCAAATTCTTCTGTCCGAATTACGGATGCAGCGAATTCCATGAAGGAGCTTAAACTTCGGAAGAAGTCGGAAGGGGAGAAATCACTAtcaaataacaacaacaacaacaacaacaacagggATATTAAGAACAGTACTTCGATGCGACGGATCGGTAGAACAGAAAAAATcgtcacaaaaataaaaaaaccaatGAAAGCTAAGAAGTCTAACATCGTTACAGCGAGGAGAGCGATAGCAGACATGCCGAAGATGATTCGTAAACAAGATTTGATGGTAAAGACCAAGAAACAGCCCAGTGAAGTAGCTTCGAGACCCACGAGGCGAGAGGCTGTGACCAGAACGCGGAGCGGAAGAAGTCCCAGAAGTCTGACCATCGGGAGACTTTGTATTCGCAGACCGTTGCCTCAGAGTGGCGAAACCTATGCGCTACAGACGAAGAATCAGAGGGATAAGAGTGAGAGAGTGgttaaacaaaatttaaatccTGGTAAACAGCCGCTGCCTCAGAGAGAGCCAGCAAAATTCGCGCAGCTTAACTGCAACGTCGAAAAAAGATCAGCTGAGGTGCGTACGAAGTCGAAAATGATCAGCGTCATGGTGCAGTGTTCTCTTATTCCAAATCCTCCGGAATCTCCTATCTGCAATCTCGATGCCAACTATCGCTCGAAGAGAAACAGTCCATCAGATACAAACGTAAACACTGGATATCTGATCAGTGAGTACATCGGTAGTTCGTCTAATTCTGAATCGAAAAGAGTGAAACACGAGGTGATCGATTTGATCGAGATCAAGTCGGAGAGCGGCAGCGAAAACGTAGTCGAATGCCAGTTGGACGACGACGAAACTGACAGGGTCGAAAATTCAGTCCTACGAATAAAACCTTCGACGAGTAATCGAGCCTTTGCAAAGTCTGATCGCAGGGAATCGCCTCTTGATTTGGCAGGCCTCCACGATCAGCGAAGCGAGGATTCGCTTTCGAACAGAGGTTTCGTACGCTACGTTCCAAGCCAAAAACAGTCTACCATTGTCCCGGTGAAAACAGCGGAGTTAAGCTTCAGGATCGCGCAGCTAGAGTCAATCGGATTCAAGCCAATAAAACCTGGGATTCATCCCAACGACGAATCGGAACACGGGCGGCGAAGCACCAGCGATAGTCCCAGAATATTGTACGTGAGCAGGGTCGTGAAACGAGGCGTGAACGAGGAATACGACAAGTATACAAGCGAAGAGACTAACGTCGTTCAGTACATGGACAGTGAGTTGTCCTACGAGGACATAGAGAACGAAGATAAAGATTTCTACGTTCAAAAAATGGAGTTTGTCAAATTCGGGGACACTATAGACGAGGAAAGTGTTCATATTTCAGAGTCGCATGgtgaagaggaggaagaggaggaggagttggaggaagaggacgaggaagaagaagaagacgaggagaacgtCAAGGACAACGAAGAACGGGAGGAGGATTTTGGACGTGATCTTAAAACGGAATGGCAATCTCAGCTCAACGAAGATAGAAACAGTTCCAATATCGACGATCACGATCAGTCGGCTGCCGATTCTGATGGCGACGTACCGCCGTGGCACGGTTGgaggaaaattatttccaataaAGAGACCCATTTTGTCGGATGGTAA